A window from Balaenoptera musculus isolate JJ_BM4_2016_0621 chromosome 8, mBalMus1.pri.v3, whole genome shotgun sequence encodes these proteins:
- the PYGM gene encoding glycogen phosphorylase, muscle form, producing MSRPLTDQEKRKQISVRGLAGVENVTELKKNFNRHLHFTLVKDRNVATPRDYYFALAYTVRDHLVGRWIRTQQHYYEKDPKRIYYLSLEFYMGRTLQNTMVNLALENACDEATYQLGLDMEELEEIEEDAGLGNGGLGRLAACFLDSMATLGLAAYGYGIRYEFGIFNQKISGGWQMEEADDWLRYGNPWEKARPEFTLPVHFYGRVEHTDQGAKWVDTQVVLAMPYDTPVPGYRNNVVNTMRLWSAKAPNDFNLKDFNVGGYIQAVLDRNLAENISRVLYPNDNFFEGKELRLKQEYFVVAATLQDIIRRFKSSKFGCQDPVRTSFDAFPDKVAIQLNDTHPSLAIPELMRILVDQERLDWDKAWDVTVKTCAYTNHTVLPEALERWPVHLIETLLPRHLQIIYEINQRFLNRVAAAFPGDIDRLRRMSLVEEGAVKRINMAHLCIAGSHAVNGVARIHSEILKKTTFKDFYELEPHKFQNKTNGITPRRWLVMCNPGLAEVIAERIGEDYIADLDQLRKVLSYVDDEAFIRDVAKVKQENKLKFSAYLEKEYKVHINPNSLFDIQVKRIHEYKRQLLNCLHIITMYNRIKKDPNKFFVPRTVIIGGKAAPGYHMAKMIIKLITAIGDVVNHDPAVGDRLRVIFLENYRVSLAEKVIPAADLSEQISTAGTEASGTGNMKFMLNGALTIGTMDGANVEMAEEAGEENIFIFGMRVEDVERLDQRGYNAQEYYDRIPELRHIIDQLDSGFFSPKQPDLFKAIVNMLMHHDRFKVFADYEDYIKCQERVSALYKNPREWTRMVIRNIATSGKFSSDRTIAQYAREIWGVEPNRQRLPAPDEKI from the exons ATGTCCCGGCCCCTGACAGAccaggagaagagaaagcagatCAGCGTGCGTGGCCTGGCCGGCGTGGAGAATGTGACCGAGCTGAAGAAGAACTTCAACCGGCACCTACACTTCACCCTCGTGAAAGACCGCAATGTGGCCACCCCTCGAGACTACTACTTTGCGCTGGCCTACACCGTGCGTGACCACCTCGTGGGCCGCTGGATCCGCACGCAGCAGCACTACTACGAGAAGGACCCCAAG AGGATCTACTACCTGTCTCTGGAATTCTACATGGGCCGGACGCTACAAAACACCATGGTGAACCTGGCCTTGGAGAATGCCTGTGATGAGGCCACCTACCAG CTGGGCCTGGACATGGAGGAGCTGGAGGAAATCGAGGAGGACGCAGGGCTGGGCAACGGGGGCCTGGGCCGGCTGGCGG CCTGCTTTCTGGACTCCATGGCGACACTGGGCCTGGCTGCCTATGGCTATGGGATCCGCTATGAGTTTGGGATTTTTAACCAGAAGATCTCTGGGGGTTGGCAG ATGGAGGAGGCTGATGACTGGCTTCGCTACGGCAACCCCTGGGAGAAGGCCCGACCCGAGTTCACACTGCCTGTGCACTTCTATGGCCGAGTGGAGCATACCGACCAGGGGGCCAAGTGGGTGGACACGCAG GTGGTGTTGGCCATGCCTTACGACACACCCGTGCCCGGCTACCGCAACAACGTCGTCAATACCATGCGCCTGTGGTCTGCCAAGGCCCCCAATGACTTCAACCTCAAGGACT TCAACGTCGGTGGCTACATCCAGGCTGTGCTGGACCGCAACTTGGCTGAGAATATCTCCCGTGTCCTGTACCCCAACGACAAC TTCTTTGAGGGGAAAGAGCTGCGGCTGAAGCAGGAGTACTTCGTCGTGGCTGCCACGCTCCAGGACATCATCCGCCGCTTCAAATCCTCCAAGTTCGGCTGCCAAGACCCTGTGCGCACGAGCTTCGACGCCTTCCCGGATAAG GTGGCCATCCAGCTCAATGATACCCACCCCTCCTTGGCCATCCCCGAGCTGATGAGGATTCTGGTGGACCAGGAGCGGCTGGACTGGGACAAG GCATGGGACGTGACTGTGAAGACCTGTGCCTATACCAACCACACGGTGCTGCCCGAGGCCCTGGAGCGCTGGCCCGTGCACCTCATAGAGACCCTGCTGCCCCGGCACCTCCAGATCATCTATGAGATCAACCAGCGCTTCCTTAAC CGGGTGGCGGCTGCGTTCCCAGGGGATATAGACCGGCTGAGGCGCATGTCGCTGGTGGAGGAGGGCGCGGTGAAGCGCATCAACATGGCGCACCTGTGCATCGCCGGTTCACACGCTGTCAATGGCGTGGCTCGCATCCACTCCGAGATCCTCAAGAAGACCAC CTTCAAGGACTTCTATGAGCTAGAGCCTCATAAGTTCCAGAATAAGACCAACGGCATCACTCCTCGGCGCTGGCTGGTTATGTGTAACCCTGGGCTGGCAGAGGTCATTGCTGAG CGCATCGGGGAGGACTACATCGCAGACCTGGACCAGCTGCGCAAAGTGCTCTCCTATGTGGACGATGAAGCCTTTATCCGGGATGTGGCCAAAGTGAAGCAG GAAAACAAGTTAAAGTTCTCTGCGTACCTAGAGAAGGAATACAAAGTCCACATCAACCCCAACTCGCTCTTTGACATCCAGGTGAAGCGGATTCACGAATATAAACGCCAGCTCCTCAACTGCCTCCATATCATCACAATGTACAACC GCATCAAGAAGGATCCCAATAAGTTTTTTGTGCCTCGGACTGTGATAATTGGAGGGAAG GCTGCACCCGGGTACCACATGGCCAAGATGATCATCAAACTCATTACAGCCATTGGGGATGTGGTCAACCACGACCCGGCGGTGGGAGACCGCCTCCGCGTGATCTTCCTGGAGAACTACCGAGTCTCACTGGCCGAGAAAG tgATCCCGGCCGCTGACCTTTCTGAGCAGATCTCTACTGCGGGCACTGAGGCCTCAGGCACTGGCAACATGAAGTTCATGCTCAATGGGGCTCTGACCATTGGCACCATGGATGGGGCCAATGTGGAGATGGCAGAAGAGGCGGGAGAGGAGAACATCTTCATCTTCGGCATGAGGGTGGAGGACGTGGAAAGGCTTGACCAGAGAGG GTACAATGCCCAGGAATATTATGACCGAATTCCAGAGCTTCGGCACATCATTGACCAGCTGGACAGTGGCTTCTTCTCCCCCAAACAGCCCGACCTGTTCAAGGCCATTGTCAACATGCTCATGCACCATGACCG GTTTAAAGTCTTTGCAGATTATGAAGACTACATTAAATGCCAGGAGAGAGTCAGTGCCCTGTACAAG aaCCCGAGAGAGTGGACGCGGATGGTGATCCGGAACATAGCCACCTCTGGCAAGTTCTCTAGCGACCGCACCATTGCCCAGTACGCCAGGGAGATCTGGGGCGTGGAGCCGAACCGCCAGCGCCTGCCAGCACCTGACGAGAAGATCTGA